The following are encoded together in the Ictidomys tridecemlineatus isolate mIctTri1 chromosome X, mIctTri1.hap1, whole genome shotgun sequence genome:
- the Srpk3 gene encoding SRSF protein kinase 3 isoform X1, with the protein MHGPEPGPTGAAAQGTGAAGHKAGMSASAGGSGGGGDSGGSSSSSQASCGPESSGSELAPATPAPPMLQGLLGSDDEEQEDPKDYCKGGYYPVKIGDLFNGRYHVVRKLGWGHFSTVWLCWDIQRKRFVALKVVKSAGHYTETAVDEIKLLKCVRDSDPSDPKRETIVQLIDDFRISGVNGVHVCMVLEVLGHQLLKWIIKSNYQGLPVPCVKSIVRQVLHGLDYLHTKCKIIHTDIKPENILLCVGDAYIRRLAAEATEWQQSGAPPPSRSTVSTAPQEVLTGKLSKNKRKKMRRKRKQQKRLLEERLRDLQRLEAMEAAAQAEDSGSRLEGGSGSTSSSGCHPGGTRAGPSPASTSPAPGGDRSLSPSSQTSGFSGSLFSPASCSILSGSSNQRETGGLLSPSTPFGASNLLVNPLEPQNADKIKIKIADLGNACWVHKHFTEDIQTRQYRAVEVLIGAEYGPPADIWSTACMAFELATGDYLFEPHSGEDYSRDEDHIAHIVELLGDIPPAFALSGRYSREFFNRRGELRHIHNLKHWGLYEVLMEKYEWPLEQATQFSAFLLPMMEYIPEKRASAADCLQHPWLNP; encoded by the exons ATGCACGGGCCAGAGCCAGGCCCCACAGGAGCAGCCGCCCAGGGCACCGGAGCCGCGGGCCACAAGGCCGGGATGAGCGCCAGTGCGGGCGGCAGTGGCGGCGGAGGCGACagtggcggcagcagcagcag CTCACAAGCCTCCTGTGGGCCCGAGTCCTCAGGCTCTGAACTAGCCCCAGCTACACCAGCACCTCCAATGCTTCAGGGGCTCCTGGGCTCTGATGACGAGGAACAGGAAGACCCCAAGGACTATTGCAAGG GTGGCTACTACCCAGTGAAGATTGGTGACCTGTTCAATGGGCGGTACCACGTGGTGCGAAAACTGGGCTGGGGCCACTTCTCTACCGTCTGGCTCTGCTGGGACATCCA GCGCAAGCGCTTTGTAGCCCTGAAAGTAGTGAAGAGTGCTGGGCACTACACTGAGACAGCTGTGGATGAGATCAAGCTCCTGAAATGT GTCCGGGACAGTGACCCCAGTGACCCCAAAAGAGAAACCATCGTTCAGCTCATTGATGACTTCAGGATCTCAGGGGTGAATGGAGTCC ATGTGTGCATGGTGCTGGAGGTCCTGGGCCACCAGCTCCTCAAATGGATCATCAAGTCCAACTACCAGGGTCTGCCTGTTCCCTGTGTGAAGAGCATTGTGAGGCAG GTGCTGCATGGCTTAGACTACCTCCACACCAAATGTAAGATCATCCACACGGACATCAAGCCTGAAAACATCCTGCTGTGTGTGGGTGATGCCTACATCAGGCGCCTGGCAGCAGAGGCCACAGAGTGGCAGCAGTCAGGGGCCCCACCCCCATCCCGCTCCACAG TCAGCACTGCCCCCCAGGAGGTCTTG ACTGGTAAGCTGTCcaaaaataagaggaagaagaTGAGGCGCAAGCGGAAACAGCAGAAGCGGCTGCTGGAGGAGCGGCTGCGAGACCTGCAGAGGCTAGAGGCCATGGAGGCTGCAGCCCAGGCTGAGG ATTCTGGATCGAGACTAGAGGGGGGCAGCGGCTCTACCTCCTCCTCAGGCTGCCATCCTGGGGGCACCAGGGctggcccctccccagcctccacctcccctgccccTGGGGGTGACCGCAGTCTCAGCCCCAGCTCGCAGACCTCTGGCTTCTCAGGCTCCCTGTTCTCGCCGGCCTCCTGCTCCATCCTTTCAGGCTCGTCCAATCAGCGTGAAACAGGGGGACTCCTGTCACCCAGCA caccatttggtgCCTCAAACCTCCTGGTGAACCCCCTGGAGCCCCAAAATGCAGACAAGATCAAGATCAAGATTGCAGATCTGGGCAATGCCTGCTGGGTG CACAAGCACTTCACTGAGGACATCCAAACTCGGCAGTACCGGGCTGTGGAGGTACTGATCGGTGCTGAGTATGGGCCCCCGGCAGACATCTGGAGCACAGCATGCATG GCCTTCGAGCTGGCCACTGGCGACTACCTGTTTGAGCCTCACTCAGGAGAAGACTACAGTCGTGATGAGG ACCACATTGCTCATATCGTGGAGCTTCTGGGTGACATCCCCCCAGCCTTTGCTCTGTCAGGCCGTTACTCTCGAGAGTTCTTCAACCGAAGAG GAGAGCTGCGGCACATCCACAATCTCAAGCACTGGGGTCTGTATGAGGTGCTCATGGAGAAGTATGAATGGCCCCTGGAACAGGCAACACAGTTCAGCGCCTTCCTGCTGCCCATGATGGAGTACATCCCTGAAAAGCGGGCCAGCGCCGCCGACTGCCTCCAGCATCCCTGGCTCAACCCCTAG
- the Srpk3 gene encoding SRSF protein kinase 3 isoform X2, translating into MHGPEPGPTGAAAQGTGAAGHKAGMSASAGGSGGGGDSGGSSSSSQASCGPESSGSELAPATPAPPMLQGLLGSDDEEQEDPKDYCKGGYYPVKIGDLFNGRYHVVRKLGWGHFSTVWLCWDIQRKRFVALKVVKSAGHYTETAVDEIKLLKCVRDSDPSDPKRETIVQLIDDFRISGVNGVHVCMVLEVLGHQLLKWIIKSNYQGLPVPCVKSIVRQVLHGLDYLHTKCKIIHTDIKPENILLCVGDAYIRRLAAEATEWQQSGAPPPSRSTVSTAPQEVLRKKMRRKRKQQKRLLEERLRDLQRLEAMEAAAQAEDSGSRLEGGSGSTSSSGCHPGGTRAGPSPASTSPAPGGDRSLSPSSQTSGFSGSLFSPASCSILSGSSNQRETGGLLSPSTPFGASNLLVNPLEPQNADKIKIKIADLGNACWVHKHFTEDIQTRQYRAVEVLIGAEYGPPADIWSTACMAFELATGDYLFEPHSGEDYSRDEDHIAHIVELLGDIPPAFALSGRYSREFFNRRGELRHIHNLKHWGLYEVLMEKYEWPLEQATQFSAFLLPMMEYIPEKRASAADCLQHPWLNP; encoded by the exons ATGCACGGGCCAGAGCCAGGCCCCACAGGAGCAGCCGCCCAGGGCACCGGAGCCGCGGGCCACAAGGCCGGGATGAGCGCCAGTGCGGGCGGCAGTGGCGGCGGAGGCGACagtggcggcagcagcagcag CTCACAAGCCTCCTGTGGGCCCGAGTCCTCAGGCTCTGAACTAGCCCCAGCTACACCAGCACCTCCAATGCTTCAGGGGCTCCTGGGCTCTGATGACGAGGAACAGGAAGACCCCAAGGACTATTGCAAGG GTGGCTACTACCCAGTGAAGATTGGTGACCTGTTCAATGGGCGGTACCACGTGGTGCGAAAACTGGGCTGGGGCCACTTCTCTACCGTCTGGCTCTGCTGGGACATCCA GCGCAAGCGCTTTGTAGCCCTGAAAGTAGTGAAGAGTGCTGGGCACTACACTGAGACAGCTGTGGATGAGATCAAGCTCCTGAAATGT GTCCGGGACAGTGACCCCAGTGACCCCAAAAGAGAAACCATCGTTCAGCTCATTGATGACTTCAGGATCTCAGGGGTGAATGGAGTCC ATGTGTGCATGGTGCTGGAGGTCCTGGGCCACCAGCTCCTCAAATGGATCATCAAGTCCAACTACCAGGGTCTGCCTGTTCCCTGTGTGAAGAGCATTGTGAGGCAG GTGCTGCATGGCTTAGACTACCTCCACACCAAATGTAAGATCATCCACACGGACATCAAGCCTGAAAACATCCTGCTGTGTGTGGGTGATGCCTACATCAGGCGCCTGGCAGCAGAGGCCACAGAGTGGCAGCAGTCAGGGGCCCCACCCCCATCCCGCTCCACAG TCAGCACTGCCCCCCAGGAGGTCTTG aggaagaagaTGAGGCGCAAGCGGAAACAGCAGAAGCGGCTGCTGGAGGAGCGGCTGCGAGACCTGCAGAGGCTAGAGGCCATGGAGGCTGCAGCCCAGGCTGAGG ATTCTGGATCGAGACTAGAGGGGGGCAGCGGCTCTACCTCCTCCTCAGGCTGCCATCCTGGGGGCACCAGGGctggcccctccccagcctccacctcccctgccccTGGGGGTGACCGCAGTCTCAGCCCCAGCTCGCAGACCTCTGGCTTCTCAGGCTCCCTGTTCTCGCCGGCCTCCTGCTCCATCCTTTCAGGCTCGTCCAATCAGCGTGAAACAGGGGGACTCCTGTCACCCAGCA caccatttggtgCCTCAAACCTCCTGGTGAACCCCCTGGAGCCCCAAAATGCAGACAAGATCAAGATCAAGATTGCAGATCTGGGCAATGCCTGCTGGGTG CACAAGCACTTCACTGAGGACATCCAAACTCGGCAGTACCGGGCTGTGGAGGTACTGATCGGTGCTGAGTATGGGCCCCCGGCAGACATCTGGAGCACAGCATGCATG GCCTTCGAGCTGGCCACTGGCGACTACCTGTTTGAGCCTCACTCAGGAGAAGACTACAGTCGTGATGAGG ACCACATTGCTCATATCGTGGAGCTTCTGGGTGACATCCCCCCAGCCTTTGCTCTGTCAGGCCGTTACTCTCGAGAGTTCTTCAACCGAAGAG GAGAGCTGCGGCACATCCACAATCTCAAGCACTGGGGTCTGTATGAGGTGCTCATGGAGAAGTATGAATGGCCCCTGGAACAGGCAACACAGTTCAGCGCCTTCCTGCTGCCCATGATGGAGTACATCCCTGAAAAGCGGGCCAGCGCCGCCGACTGCCTCCAGCATCCCTGGCTCAACCCCTAG